The genomic region CTCCTGCGTGGAATCCTCGGCCCGCGACAGGCCTACCAAGCACACCAGGGCAACCGCCATCCACCACGCCATCCGCCTGACTGCAACACTCGATCCTGGCCACATCGCGTCTTATCCTCCGCTTGCGTTCCCCGGGCGCGCTGTGCGCGCGGGCCGCGGGGCTTACCGTGAATGGGTCTGGAATTGGTCCAGGTATACCTGCAAATATACAACATCCGCCGGGGAAACGGCAAAGCTTTCTCAACTTGAGGCCCGGGTTTTTTCCCCGAGTGAGCTTTCACCGCCGGCCGGGCCTACAAAAACATTGCGGAACCCCGGCGCTTGAGGGTATCCTGTTCCATCCCGGCGAATCCGAGGTGGGTCCACTTTTTCTTCGAGGCGTTCGATGCGTTCTTTGCTGAAAAAACCGGTGTATTCGCGCTCCCGCCTCCGGAACGTGGCCCGGGCGGCGGCCCTGTGGCTGGCAATCCTGGCGGCTTTCCCCGGACTGTCACGGGCCGCCTTGAGCGTGGAGCGTCAGTGCGGGGCTCTCGTTATTGATAACGGAACGCTGCGCCTCTGCGTTACGGAAAGGCTGCAGATCTCGGCCGGCCTGTCCGGGTCCGCCGGTGCGGCCAGCCTGGCCCAGGCCCAGCCCGCAGACCCGGCGGCGTTCTACCTGGTGGCGGGCCAGTTGCCGATAACACTTTATACGGCCGTCCTGGACAGCGTGAAGCGTGAGACGGTGCGGGACGGGTTCGGCCCGGGCGAGCGGCTTGTAGTCACCGGGCGGGGGAGCTACACCGGTGCGCTCTACAGTGAACTGAGCCTGGAGCAGCGCCTGGAGCTGACTTTCTACGAGCGTTTCCCAGGCGCGGTCGTCTGCCGGGCGCGTTTCCGCAACACCGGGGCCGCGCGCCTGGAGCTGGACCGCACAGTGGCCTGCTGCCTGCGCCTGGACCGTCGCCTGGTCGATCCGGGGGAGCGCCCCTGGCGCCTGGCCTCGTTCCAGGGCGGGGCCACCCGCTGGGGTGAGGACTATTCGCTGGTGTGGCTCGACCGCGAGTTCGAGCGCAGCAATTTCATGGGCGCAGGTCCCCTCAACGGACGTGACATGATCGGCGGCGGCGTGCCCCTGGTCGACCTCTGGGCTCCGTCCTGCGGCCTGGCCGTGGCCAGCGCCGAACCATGCCAGCAGTGGATATCGCTCCCGGTGCGGGTGCTGGAGGACGGGCGGGTGGAGGTCAGTATCACCCAGGCCCCGGAGGCACGTTTCGGCCAGCGCACCGTGCTCGACCCGGGGGATACGCTCTCGACCATCCGCTGCCTGATCCTGCCGCACCGCCTGGATTTCCACGACCCGCTGCGTGAGTTTTCCAACATAGTCCGCGCCCAGGGGGTGGCGATCCCCGAGACCTCGGCTGCCCTGGCCTACGAGCCTTATTGGAAAAGCTGGGGTTTCCGTCTGGATTTCAGCCTGGACCAGATTTACTCCGCCCTGCCCGTGCTGCGCCGGGTCGGGGTGCTCTGGGCCAACCTGGATGACGGTTGGTTCGTGCATTATGGTGACTGGGACCTGAACCCCGCGCCGGGCAAGTTCCCCCGCGGCGAGGCTGACATGCTGGCTTTCGTGCGGCGTATGCACCGCGAGGGTTTCCGGTCCAGCCTCTGGTGGTACCCGCAGGGGGTGAGTCTGAACAGCCGTCTGGCCGAGGAGCACCCGGACTGGCTGGTGCAGAACGCGGACGGCACCCGGCCGTTGTCCAAGCGCGGACTGTATTACCTCTGCCCGGACTACGCCCCCTGCCGCGAGTTTGTCCGGGGCTGGACCGAAAAAATCCTGCGCGATTGGGATTACGACGGCCTCTATCTGGACTGCTCGGACCAGAGCGCCACTCCACCCTGTTTCAACCCGGCGCACCATCACGGCAGTCCGCTGGAGTCGTTCCAGCGGCAGCCGGAGCTTTACCGCGTGATCTGGGAGACAGCCCAGCGCCTGAAACCCGGCTGCCCGGTGGAGGTCTGTATCTGCAGCATGCCACATGACCCGTTCAAGATGCCCTGGTACAACGTGGCGGACGCCTCCGACCCGGTGAACCTTCAGCAGGTGCGGCGGCGGATCAAGGTGGAGAAAGCTTTCCGCGGCGGCTCTTTCTGCGTGGGCGACTGCTACCAGGTGCCGGAGGATGAGTGGGAGGGCTTCTCGGTGCCCGAGTCGTTCGAGAGCGCGGTCGGAACCGGGGCGCAGGTGACTACCTTTTTCACCGACCTCGACCCGGCCCAGGAGCGCACCTGGAAACGCTGGACCGCCGAGTACCGCAGGCTGATGCTGGCAAATGGAGAATACCTCAACCTCTACGACCTGGCCTGGGACAAGCCCGAGGCACATGCGGTCAAAAAGGGCGACAAGATGTACTATGGCTTCTTCGCCGACCAGTGGAGCCGGTCCAGCCCTATCACTTTGCGCGGGTTGGAATCGGGGCGCACCTACCGGGTCTACGATTACGCCCGCGGCCTGGATTTGGGCCAGGTGCGCGGCGACAACCCCGTGCTGAACGCGGCTTTCAAGGAACACCTTCTGCTGGAGGTAACACCGGTAAAATGAGCAACGACGATGCCGAGACCGCAAGAGCGGTCGATGATTCCTCCCGTCGAAGGGTGCTGGACGCCCTGGCGCACCGCGAGCCGGACCGCGTGCCGGTCGATTTTTCCGGCCATCGCTCCTCCGGGATCAGCGCCATCGCCTACGCCCGTCTGCGCGATTACCTGGGCCTGCCCAAGCGTCCGGTGCGGGTCTACGACCCGGTCCAGCAACTGGCCGTGGTCGACCCGGAGGTGCTCGATATGTTCGGGATTGACACTATCGAGCTGGGGCGCGCTTTCGCCAATTCCGATGCGGACTGGGCCGACTGGGTGCTGCCGGACGGCACTCCCTGCCAGATGCCGGTCTGGGCCCTGCCCGAGCGCGCGGACGCGGGCGGCTGGGTTTTCAAGGCGGCGGATGGGTTGCCGATTGCCGCCATGCCCGACGGGGCGCTCTATTTCGAGCAGACCCGTTTTCCGCTGCAGGAATCGTTCGGTTGCCCGGAGCGAGGGGAGATCGAGGCCGCGTTCGGCCATTGCATGTGGACCGCGGTGGCCTCGCCGCCGGGGCCGCTGGCCGCGGGGCCGAAAGGAGAACTGGCCCTGGCCGGGGGCGCGGCCTGCCTGCGGCAGCGCA from bacterium harbors:
- a CDS encoding alpha-galactosidase, which produces MAIPETSAALAYEPYWKSWGFRLDFSLDQIYSALPVLRRVGVLWANLDDGWFVHYGDWDLNPAPGKFPRGEADMLAFVRRMHREGFRSSLWWYPQGVSLNSRLAEEHPDWLVQNADGTRPLSKRGLYYLCPDYAPCREFVRGWTEKILRDWDYDGLYLDCSDQSATPPCFNPAHHHGSPLESFQRQPELYRVIWETAQRLKPGCPVEVCICSMPHDPFKMPWYNVADASDPVNLQQVRRRIKVEKAFRGGSFCVGDCYQVPEDEWEGFSVPESFESAVGTGAQVTTFFTDLDPAQERTWKRWTAEYRRLMLANGEYLNLYDLAWDKPEAHAVKKGDKMYYGFFADQWSRSSPITLRGLESGRTYRVYDYARGLDLGQVRGDNPVLNAAFKEHLLLEVTPVK